A stretch of Roseibium porphyridii DNA encodes these proteins:
- a CDS encoding class 1 fructose-bisphosphatase, whose product MTLEHTTLRKYLLQMQKEHGLDQDLTLLVEDIATSCRIISHQIRNGPFLDILGATETSNIQGETQKQLDVIANDVFLSHCSNCQRVAALVSEEMDDVIWLKETPKAGDYLVYFDPLDGSSNLNVNLSVGSIFSVVELEQDIETLTNEVVLLKGTKQVFAGYSLYGPSTSLVFSTGKGVQGFTHKMGTGEFLLTFPDMCLPDSTEEFAINASRWRHWDETIRRYVEECIKGENGPRQKSFNMRWTASMVAEIHRILTRGGVFLYPVDAENEQTGGKLRLLYEANPMSFIVEQAGGRASTGRERILGVQPQSHHQRISVIMGCRNEVELIESYYAEQT is encoded by the coding sequence ATGACATTGGAACACACGACACTTCGCAAATATCTTCTTCAAATGCAGAAGGAACATGGGCTCGATCAGGACCTGACGCTACTTGTCGAGGATATTGCAACGTCGTGCCGGATAATATCGCACCAAATCCGCAATGGCCCGTTTCTCGACATCCTGGGCGCAACCGAAACATCCAACATTCAAGGCGAAACCCAGAAACAGCTGGATGTCATCGCAAATGACGTGTTCCTCAGTCATTGCTCGAATTGTCAGCGTGTTGCGGCCCTCGTGTCAGAAGAAATGGACGATGTAATCTGGCTGAAGGAAACTCCCAAGGCCGGAGACTATCTGGTTTATTTCGACCCGCTTGACGGTTCCTCGAACCTGAATGTGAACCTCTCCGTCGGTTCCATATTTTCGGTTGTCGAGCTTGAGCAGGACATAGAAACGCTGACGAACGAAGTGGTTCTGCTGAAGGGTACAAAACAGGTCTTTGCCGGATACTCGCTCTACGGCCCTTCCACATCGCTCGTGTTTTCGACCGGCAAGGGTGTCCAGGGGTTCACGCACAAGATGGGAACGGGTGAGTTTCTCTTGACCTTCCCGGATATGTGTCTGCCAGACTCGACCGAGGAATTTGCCATCAATGCATCCCGTTGGCGTCATTGGGACGAGACAATCCGGCGATATGTCGAGGAATGTATCAAGGGTGAAAATGGCCCGAGACAAAAGTCGTTCAACATGCGTTGGACAGCCTCGATGGTGGCTGAAATCCACAGGATCCTTACCCGGGGCGGGGTCTTTCTTTATCCCGTTGACGCTGAAAACGAACAAACAGGCGGCAAGCTCAGGCTATTGTATGAAGCCAATCCCATGAGTTTCATTGTCGAGCAGGCCGGGGGACGCGCATCTACCGGCAGAGAACGTATTCTGGGTGTTCAGCCTCAATCCCATCATCAGCGCATTTCGGTGATCATGGGCTGTCGAAACGAAGTCGAATTGATTGAAAGCTACTACGCGGAACAGACCTGA
- a CDS encoding ABC transporter permease, with amino-acid sequence MNTYQVLSYWDLVAASVFLLLNAILSILLDLGLTRTLLVSALRMTVQLILVGLVLKLIFFAGSLYWTMLVAAVMGVFAGREIWVRQDRRLKGLWGPGLGAGAMLISGALVTLYGLAGQIRPDPVWQPQYALPLFGMILGNTMTGVSLGLDTLHTALAKGKREVEAQLLLGRSRWEATRPFARQALRSGFTPIINAMAATGVVSLPGMMTGQILSGVDPQEAVKYQLLVMFLLGGATGLGVLGATYGSIWRLTDTRHRLRLDRLSGGTS; translated from the coding sequence ATGAACACTTATCAGGTTCTATCCTATTGGGATCTCGTGGCCGCCTCGGTGTTCCTGCTGCTGAATGCCATCCTTTCCATACTCCTCGACCTGGGTCTGACCCGGACCCTGCTGGTCTCGGCGCTGCGCATGACCGTGCAGTTGATTCTGGTCGGGCTGGTGTTGAAGCTGATCTTCTTTGCCGGGTCGTTGTACTGGACAATGCTGGTGGCGGCTGTCATGGGCGTCTTTGCAGGGCGCGAGATATGGGTCCGCCAGGATCGTCGCCTCAAGGGTCTTTGGGGCCCAGGCCTTGGGGCAGGTGCAATGCTGATATCCGGAGCACTTGTTACACTTTACGGTCTTGCCGGGCAGATCCGTCCTGACCCCGTCTGGCAACCCCAATATGCGCTCCCTCTTTTCGGAATGATCCTCGGAAACACGATGACAGGCGTCAGCCTTGGTCTTGATACGCTTCATACAGCACTGGCCAAAGGCAAGCGTGAAGTTGAGGCGCAGCTTCTCCTCGGTCGCAGCCGCTGGGAAGCGACACGCCCTTTCGCCAGGCAGGCACTTCGGTCAGGTTTCACGCCGATTATCAACGCAATGGCGGCGACGGGCGTTGTGTCCCTTCCCGGAATGATGACAGGTCAGATCCTTTCGGGTGTCGATCCGCAAGAAGCGGTAAAGTACCAGCTCCTGGTCATGTTCTTGTTGGGAGGGGCAACCGGTCTCGGCGTACTCGGGGCTACATATGGCAGTATTTGGCGGCTGACCGACACACGGCACAGGCTTAGGCTCGACCGACTAAGCGGAGGAACATCATGA
- a CDS encoding aspartate/glutamate racemase family protein, giving the protein MKTIGLLGGMSWESTSIYYQLLNRLTRERLGGLHSAECLLWSFDFAEIEAAQARGDWQLATQMMIAAAERLERGGAECLVICTNTMHKMADDVQAASAVPLIHIADATAPAITEAECRTPLLLATGYTMEQDFYKGHLRERHGIEVRIPEPNDRAEVHRIIYEELCRGEVWADSKQTFLDIVEKEVGGGADAVIFGCTEIGLLVRPEDFSIPAFDTTVLHVRAALDFALSQST; this is encoded by the coding sequence ATGAAAACCATCGGTTTGCTCGGTGGAATGAGCTGGGAAAGCACATCCATCTATTATCAGTTGCTCAATCGCCTGACGCGAGAACGGCTGGGTGGCCTGCATTCTGCGGAGTGCCTGCTGTGGTCGTTCGATTTTGCAGAGATTGAAGCCGCACAAGCGAGGGGCGATTGGCAGCTGGCGACACAAATGATGATCGCGGCGGCGGAACGGCTTGAAAGAGGTGGCGCGGAGTGCCTGGTGATCTGCACCAACACAATGCACAAAATGGCCGATGATGTTCAGGCTGCGAGCGCTGTGCCGCTTATTCACATTGCAGATGCAACAGCCCCGGCCATAACTGAAGCGGAGTGCCGGACACCGCTTCTACTGGCAACCGGTTACACGATGGAACAAGACTTTTACAAGGGCCATCTGCGAGAGCGCCACGGCATCGAAGTGCGCATTCCCGAACCGAACGACAGGGCTGAGGTTCACCGGATTATCTATGAGGAACTTTGCCGGGGAGAAGTCTGGGCCGATTCCAAACAAACCTTTTTGGATATCGTTGAAAAGGAGGTCGGCGGCGGAGCTGACGCGGTCATATTCGGCTGCACGGAAATCGGACTACTCGTAAGACCAGAAGACTTCTCCATTCCGGCCTTTGATACGACCGTGCTTCATGTCAGGGCTGCCCTTGATTTCGCTCTGTCTCAATCGACTTGA
- a CDS encoding GNAT family N-acetyltransferase, whose amino-acid sequence MTKPSISSTTKDDVPALQLVLDQTELFPSEMLPEMLGPSLAGDTEAFWLTCHLDGKPVGFCFTVPEELADGTWNMLALAVRPDLQGKGLGTALVRAAESHLKGKGQRILVVETSGTDDFAATRKFYVQNGYDKEARIRDFWAPGDDKVVYRKAL is encoded by the coding sequence ATGACAAAACCATCGATCAGCTCAACCACAAAAGACGACGTTCCGGCACTGCAATTGGTGCTGGACCAGACCGAGCTGTTTCCAAGTGAAATGCTCCCGGAGATGCTTGGCCCTTCACTGGCGGGAGACACGGAAGCCTTTTGGCTCACATGTCACCTTGACGGAAAGCCTGTGGGTTTTTGCTTCACGGTTCCAGAAGAACTGGCAGATGGAACCTGGAACATGCTGGCACTCGCTGTTCGTCCGGACTTGCAGGGCAAGGGATTGGGAACAGCACTTGTCAGGGCCGCTGAAAGTCATCTCAAAGGCAAAGGTCAACGCATCCTGGTGGTCGAAACGTCAGGGACAGATGACTTCGCAGCCACCCGGAAATTTTATGTTCAAAATGGCTACGACAAAGAAGCACGCATCCGCGACTTCTGGGCACCGGGAGACGACAAGGTGGTATACAGGAAAGCGCTCTGA
- a CDS encoding ABC transporter ATP-binding protein, which produces MLIIDELKTSLIGPINLVLEDGSCTAISGPSGAGKSLFLRALADLDESSGTITLNGRDRERFSAPDWRRKVAYVPAESGWWSERVADHFQPTPELVKQLAAVGLEEASGWEVSRLSTGERQRLALVRALQIDPEILLLDEPTSALDPPSVAKVELLLKERVAAGRTILLVTHDPEQSIRLKADCVHMEGGRLLKRDLHEEAS; this is translated from the coding sequence GTGCTAATCATTGACGAGCTGAAGACATCTCTGATTGGCCCAATCAACCTTGTGCTGGAAGATGGGAGCTGCACCGCCATTTCCGGTCCTTCCGGTGCCGGAAAGTCTCTGTTTTTGAGGGCACTGGCCGATCTGGATGAAAGCAGCGGAACAATCACGCTGAATGGCAGAGATCGTGAACGATTTTCTGCACCCGATTGGCGACGCAAAGTGGCGTATGTACCCGCGGAGAGCGGCTGGTGGTCGGAACGCGTAGCAGATCATTTTCAACCCACCCCAGAACTTGTCAAACAACTTGCTGCCGTCGGCCTGGAAGAAGCTTCAGGCTGGGAGGTCTCCAGGCTGTCGACGGGTGAACGTCAACGTCTGGCACTTGTTCGCGCCTTGCAGATTGACCCGGAAATCCTCCTGCTTGACGAACCAACATCCGCCCTCGATCCGCCGTCGGTTGCCAAGGTGGAACTGCTCCTAAAAGAGAGGGTCGCAGCTGGACGCACCATCTTGCTCGTTACGCACGACCCCGAGCAATCGATCCGTCTAAAGGCTGACTGCGTTCATATGGAGGGCGGAAGATTGTTGAAACGTGACCTCCACGAGGAGGCCTCATGA
- a CDS encoding glutathione S-transferase family protein: protein MIELFGADYSVYVRSARLALEEKGLSYDLTPIDIFASEGPSSEYQSLHPFGKIPLLKDGDFHLYETTAILRYVDEAFDGPTLQPATPKLRAGMTQILSILDAYAYRTLVWDIYVERVVKTRDGAPADEVKIASALGPARTVLAALETLIEGEPFLLGELPSLADCHAAPMLSLFEIAEEGDLLLKSTPRLAAWLSFFKSRASFQATAPVRTD from the coding sequence ATGATTGAACTCTTCGGAGCAGACTATTCCGTTTATGTCCGTTCTGCACGGTTGGCGCTGGAGGAAAAGGGCCTGTCCTACGACCTGACACCCATCGATATCTTTGCCTCCGAGGGGCCATCGTCGGAGTATCAGTCACTGCACCCGTTCGGTAAAATCCCGTTGTTGAAGGACGGTGATTTTCATCTCTATGAGACAACGGCCATCCTGCGTTATGTGGACGAGGCTTTCGATGGCCCTACCCTTCAGCCTGCGACCCCGAAGCTCCGCGCCGGGATGACACAGATCCTGTCTATCCTGGATGCATATGCTTATCGGACGCTGGTCTGGGACATTTACGTGGAACGGGTGGTCAAGACACGCGATGGAGCCCCTGCCGACGAGGTCAAAATCGCGTCGGCGCTTGGTCCGGCCAGAACCGTGCTGGCCGCCCTTGAAACGCTTATTGAGGGCGAACCGTTCCTTCTTGGTGAGCTCCCCAGTCTCGCCGATTGTCATGCAGCGCCAATGCTATCCCTGTTCGAGATCGCAGAAGAAGGAGACTTGCTGCTCAAAAGCACTCCTCGACTGGCGGCCTGGCTATCCTTCTTCAAATCCAGAGCGAGTTTTCAGGCAACAGCTCCTGTTCGGACAGATTGA